In one window of Burkholderia sp. NRF60-BP8 DNA:
- a CDS encoding DUF4902 domain-containing protein, translated as MTSPLLHPVPGPSPDGYVRLSEGALAALVLDHVASGLDPSLLAELRDNAIDARLAGYTEWHRAAGAGVAYVTVGWDWYLERATGTFVIAGGDVRSNVMATDAKGADIGMVRTAAALAARLAAIDWPAAVASALLAHNDAYHAGPTLQ; from the coding sequence ATGACTTCACCCTTGCTGCACCCTGTCCCCGGCCCGTCCCCGGACGGCTACGTACGCCTGTCAGAAGGCGCACTGGCCGCACTCGTGCTCGACCATGTCGCGAGCGGCCTCGACCCCTCGCTGCTGGCCGAATTGCGCGACAACGCGATCGACGCCCGCCTCGCCGGTTATACCGAATGGCATCGCGCCGCCGGTGCCGGCGTCGCGTACGTGACGGTCGGCTGGGACTGGTACCTCGAACGCGCGACGGGCACGTTCGTGATCGCGGGCGGCGACGTCCGCAGCAACGTGATGGCCACAGACGCCAAAGGCGCCGACATCGGCATGGTCCGCACGGCAGCCGCGCTCGCCGCGCGGCTCGCCGCCATCGACTGGCCTGCCGCGGTCGCGTCGGCTCTGCTCGCGCACAACGACGCCTATCATGCCGGTCCGACGCTCCAGTGA